A single window of Nicotiana tomentosiformis chromosome 1, ASM39032v3, whole genome shotgun sequence DNA harbors:
- the LOC104096569 gene encoding probable flavin-containing monooxygenase 1: MANNDRRKKQVIAIIGAGISGLLSCKYSLSKGFDPIVFESEGSIGGVWTKTIESTKLQTPRPVYQFSDFPWPDSVTDVFPDQQTVLNYIESYAHHFDLLRHIQFNSKVLSLSYESGDDSDGEWNLWGGTGEPLSTKGKWNVTVHDTRTLSTQVYQVDFAVVCLGRFSQVPNIPQFPLNKGPQAFDGEVIHSMDYSKMDSTTATNLVKGKHVVVIGSQKSGMDIAMECSTVNGIERPCTVVTRTPHWNIPDYFPWGFPLAYLYLNRFSELMVHKPGEGLLLSLLATTLSPMRWAFSKFVESHIQHKLGIAKHGIVPEHSFLNELSSCLISLVPEGFYDRVGEGSIKLKKAKSFGFSKEGIVLEGQAEPIKSDLVILATGFKGIDKLKHIFESPRFQDFIAGTDDSAVPLYRECIHPRIPQLAIIGFSESIANLYTSEIRCRWLAELLDGKFKLPSIKVMEEDIAEWDTYKKRYSYLKNYRRSCIGALHIWYNDQLCKDMGWNPKRKKGLLAEWFDPYGPMDYTG; this comes from the exons ATGGCAAATAATGATCGCAGAAAGAAGCAGGTGATAGCAATAATCGGAGCTGGTATAAGCGGCCTATTGTCCTGCAAATACAGCCTTTCAAAAGGTTTCGATCCCATAGTGTTTGAGTCCGAGGGTAGCATCGGAGGTGTGTGGACTAAGACAATTGAGAGTACCAAGCTGCAGACTCCAAGACCTGTTTACCAGTTCTCTGATTTTCCATGGCCTGATTCTGTAACCGATGTGTTTCCCGACCAACAAACTGTGCTGAACTACATTGAATCCTACGCTCATCACTTTGATTTGCTCCGTCACATTCAGTTCAATAGCAAAGTGTTGAGCCTCAGCTATGAATCTGGTGACGACTCCGACGGAGAATGGAATTTGTGGGGCGGCACCGGCGAGCCTCTTAGCACTAAAGGGAAGTGGAATGTCACTGTACACGACACTCGAACCCTCTCCACAcaa GTATACCAAGTTGATTTTGCAGTAGTTTGCCTGGGAAGATTCAGCCAAGTTCCAAATATCCCTCAATTCCCTCTAAACAAAGGTCCACAAGCTTTCGACGGTGAAGTAATCCATTCAATGGACTATTCCAAAATGGATTCAACAACTGCAACCAACTTGGTCAAAGGAAAACATGTAGTCGTCATTGGGTCCCAGAAATCAGGAATGGACATTGCCATGGAGTGCTCCACAGTTAATG GGATTGAACGTCCATGTACAGTAGTAACCAGGACACCGCATTGGAACATTCCCGATTATTTTCCATGGGGATTCCCTTTGGCATATCTCTACCTAAATCGATTCTCCGAACTTATGGTGCATAAACCCGGCGAAGGCCTTCTTCTAAGTCTCCTCGCCACAACTCTTTCACCTATG AGGTGGGCCTTCTCAAAATTTGTAGAAAGTCATATACAACACAAACTCGGGATTGCAAAACATGGAATAGTGCCAGAGCATAGTTTCTTAAATGAATTGAGTTCATGTTTAATTTCTTTAGTGCCTGAGGGCTTCTACGATAGAGTTGGGGAAGGAAGTATCAAGCTGAAGAAAGCAAAGAGCTTTGGATTCTCGAAAGAAGGTATCGTTCTCGAGGGTCAGGCTGAACCAATAAAATCCGACTTAGTCATACTCGCTACTGGCTTCAAGGGAATTGATAAGCTCAAACACATTTTTGAATCACCAAGATTTCAGGACTTCATTGCAGGCACAGATGATTCTGCAGTTCCTCTCTATAG GGAATGCATTCATCCCCGAATTCCACAACTGGCAATAATTGGATTCTCAGAAAGCATAGCAAATCTATACACCTCGGAAATAAGATGCCGATGGCTGGCAGAACTTCTGGATGGAAAATTTAAGCTACCTAGCATTAAGGTCATGGAAGAAGACATAGCAGAATGGGATACATACAAGAAGAGATATTCATATTTGAAGAACTACAGGAGATCATGCATCGGTGCATTGCATATTTGGTACAACGACCAACTGTGCAAGGACATGGGATGGAATCCTAAAAGGAAAAAGGGTCTTTTGGCTGAGTGGTTCGATCCTTATGGACCAATGGATTACACCGGCTAA